Proteins encoded by one window of Blautia faecicola:
- a CDS encoding ATP-binding cassette domain-containing protein — protein MRTVIKLEHVSKQFSEEQVLKDVSFEFQEGKIYGIVGNNGSGKTVLMKCICGFLNPSSGKILVNYKEIGKDVDFPEDIGVIIETPGFLPNLTGMKNLEILASLQHKIGKERIQEVLLTVGLDPKLKKPVSKYSLGMRQRLGIAQAVMEDPSILILDEPFNGLDKKGVKQMHELILSLKSERKTILLSSHSQNDIDVLCDTVCEMDAGTMTCIRERAGEKDG, from the coding sequence ATGCGTACGGTGATTAAACTGGAACATGTTTCAAAACAATTTTCCGAAGAACAGGTATTAAAAGATGTCAGTTTTGAGTTTCAGGAAGGGAAAATTTATGGGATCGTGGGAAATAACGGAAGCGGGAAAACGGTACTGATGAAATGTATCTGCGGTTTTCTGAATCCCTCCAGTGGAAAAATTCTGGTGAACTATAAAGAAATCGGGAAAGATGTGGATTTTCCGGAGGATATTGGTGTGATTATCGAAACACCCGGATTTTTGCCCAATCTTACCGGCATGAAAAATCTGGAGATCCTGGCGTCATTACAACATAAAATTGGAAAAGAAAGAATCCAGGAAGTACTTCTAACCGTAGGACTGGATCCGAAACTGAAAAAACCGGTATCCAAATATTCACTCGGTATGCGGCAAAGACTGGGAATTGCACAGGCGGTAATGGAAGATCCCTCCATTCTGATTCTGGATGAGCCGTTTAACGGACTGGATAAAAAAGGGGTAAAGCAGATGCACGAACTGATTCTGAGCCTGAAAAGTGAGAGAAAAACGATTTTGTTATCCAGTCACAGTCAGAATGATATCGATGTACTGTGTGATACGGTATGCGAAATGGATGCGGGAACGATGACATGTATCCGGGAAAGAGCGGGTGAGAAGGATGGATGA
- a CDS encoding DUF6034 family protein has translation MKKNKYIFWLAFPICLALTGCAENPTEDIVVNKNEGKLEQAIQGENKKDSDASVPEKYTDQFQADGGKIEVSVDASVTGLEGNKPVVRVKPHLITEEEAKRWADVLFEGATAYEPGEKSKTEIEDRILQLKERISDQDKLLEDYGSQEEADRIKKELEEEIKEYEKQYASASDADEKIPCTWEFHPYGYYDDLPMPKSGDANYEGLDKTSQLIAQATVNGHQAMVEVDNREENDYRLNTQWFLYEDEQEWIKEETGTLSKEEAVKQADEIKNQLGMENWKYAEYKASEAENIQNVMVTYTPSYESITAFQGPLIDLKAEDLYAANYYYSSLSIGFENGVLTSVELISPMDVVQIENENVETMDFEEIYQTFKKQAQAQFTESAFLDLDATETGKIQIEISEITEGLFRIKEKSNTEDFLMVPAWSFSGTLRVDGEDWGKQQFLMINGIDGSVINTSLGY, from the coding sequence ATGAAAAAAAATAAATATATATTTTGGTTAGCGTTCCCGATTTGCCTTGCGCTTACCGGCTGTGCCGAAAACCCGACAGAAGACATTGTGGTTAATAAAAATGAGGGAAAACTGGAACAGGCGATTCAGGGAGAAAATAAGAAAGACAGTGACGCATCAGTACCGGAAAAATATACGGATCAGTTTCAGGCAGATGGAGGAAAAATAGAGGTATCTGTGGATGCGAGTGTTACGGGACTGGAAGGAAACAAACCGGTGGTGAGAGTAAAACCGCATCTGATTACGGAAGAAGAGGCAAAGCGGTGGGCGGATGTGCTGTTTGAGGGTGCAACGGCATATGAACCTGGAGAAAAAAGTAAGACAGAGATAGAAGACAGGATTCTCCAACTGAAAGAACGCATAAGTGATCAGGATAAACTTCTGGAGGATTATGGAAGCCAGGAAGAGGCAGACCGGATAAAAAAGGAGCTGGAAGAAGAAATCAAAGAATACGAAAAACAATATGCGTCAGCCAGCGATGCCGATGAAAAAATTCCGTGTACATGGGAATTTCATCCATATGGCTATTATGATGACCTGCCAATGCCCAAATCCGGTGATGCAAATTATGAAGGACTTGACAAAACCAGTCAGCTGATCGCGCAGGCAACCGTGAACGGACATCAGGCGATGGTGGAAGTGGATAACAGAGAAGAGAATGACTATCGGTTAAATACACAATGGTTCCTGTATGAAGATGAACAGGAATGGATCAAAGAAGAAACAGGAACATTATCCAAAGAAGAAGCGGTAAAACAGGCAGATGAGATAAAAAATCAGCTGGGAATGGAAAACTGGAAATATGCGGAATATAAAGCATCGGAAGCAGAAAACATACAAAATGTAATGGTAACCTACACACCGTCTTATGAAAGTATTACGGCATTTCAGGGACCGCTGATTGATCTGAAAGCAGAAGATCTGTATGCGGCAAATTATTATTATTCATCCCTGAGTATTGGATTTGAAAACGGTGTACTGACGAGTGTGGAACTGATATCTCCGATGGATGTGGTACAGATAGAAAATGAAAATGTAGAAACGATGGATTTTGAGGAGATTTATCAGACATTCAAAAAACAGGCACAGGCACAGTTTACAGAATCTGCATTTCTGGATTTGGATGCAACGGAGACAGGAAAGATTCAGATTGAAATATCTGAAATCACAGAAGGGCTTTTCAGAATCAAAGAAAAAAGCAACACGGAAGATTTTCTTATGGTTCCAGCATGGTCGTTTTCCGGAACACTTCGTGTGGATGGTGAAGATTGGGGAAAACAGCAGTTTTTGATGATAAATGGGATTGATGGGAGTGTAATCAATACATCCCTCGGATATTAA
- a CDS encoding peptidoglycan-binding domain-containing protein, giving the protein MKNKIKKLLTIMAAGVMLLISVVPASAQEMQNFPTQSKSGYYASYVRGIQTMLVNYSTSTRKYIINAGGVDGSYGNGTCNGVKAFQGAVGLDIDGACGKNTWTKFRSTLRSTGTTNSYKNFTGNAPYFSEGYNMRQVNAYNGAWQCYWYGWKSVG; this is encoded by the coding sequence ATGAAAAACAAAATAAAAAAACTATTGACGATTATGGCAGCAGGAGTTATGTTACTTATAAGTGTTGTACCGGCAAGTGCACAGGAAATGCAGAATTTTCCGACACAGTCAAAGTCTGGTTATTATGCATCCTATGTAAGAGGCATCCAGACAATGTTAGTAAACTACAGCACATCAACGCGTAAGTATATTATTAATGCTGGCGGTGTAGATGGCAGTTATGGAAATGGAACCTGTAATGGAGTAAAAGCTTTTCAGGGAGCAGTTGGACTGGATATTGATGGAGCATGCGGAAAAAATACATGGACCAAATTCAGATCCACATTACGTTCTACAGGTACAACAAACAGTTATAAAAATTTTACCGGTAATGCTCCGTATTTCTCAGAAGGTTATAACATGAGACAGGTAAATGCATACAATGGAGCATGGCAATGTTATTGGTATGGTTGGAAATCTGTTGGTTAA
- a CDS encoding BlaI/MecI/CopY family transcriptional regulator: MLFKKKGIPKLTSREVDIMNILWENEKPLIASEIADARPDLTINTVQAVLRKLLKYQLIEVADIVYSGTVLSRSYRPTITSEEFAVLEVTSDYLAFEKTLSKPLLVSALLDTEEDPVKARETIDELQKMLDEYKKTLEEQEP, from the coding sequence TTGTTATTTAAGAAAAAAGGAATTCCAAAACTGACTTCCCGTGAAGTTGATATTATGAACATCCTCTGGGAAAATGAAAAACCATTAATTGCTTCTGAAATAGCAGATGCCAGACCTGACCTTACGATTAATACTGTTCAGGCAGTTCTGCGAAAGCTTCTGAAATATCAGTTAATTGAGGTTGCGGATATCGTATACAGCGGTACGGTTTTATCCCGTTCGTACCGCCCGACGATTACCTCTGAAGAATTCGCTGTTCTTGAGGTAACTTCTGATTATCTGGCATTCGAGAAAACGCTTTCAAAGCCGTTACTGGTCTCTGCGCTTTTGGACACGGAGGAAGATCCTGTCAAAGCACGGGAAACGATTGATGAATTGCAGAAAATGTTAGATGAATACAAGAAGACTTTGGAAGAACAGGAGCCATAA
- a CDS encoding M56 family metallopeptidase, protein MLDFSISSVNMAILVSNLFIIFLVLIFRNRKILFRLGLPLLVGFVILICVRMIFPVELLPISHNVYLPDLLTTIVGETRRTRFLHDTVSWWNILELVWICGILYSSLKYFNRNHAFRKYVKKHASALSESSIQMRVFTQIKLETTKKGIQKMQLLALPLLKSPIIYGLWKPFILIPNTLELSETEWRYVLLHEVNHYRHKDLYIKFLLHIICIIYWWNPFCRFLKNDTDTILEMRIDQTLADTPAHKVEYLSCLLKTASYQIENPVSIPDFSINFCDSVLVQRFDSITKNNKRQDSYTFKITFLFFAIFLYLGSYFITFESNYFPADLFTDDIIIPTEDNCFVIECPDGQYDFYLYGKYIETLPDKEHCIIGITTYKNIQEARKHEKIISEK, encoded by the coding sequence ATGTTAGATTTCTCTATCTCCTCTGTAAACATGGCGATTTTGGTAAGTAATCTTTTTATCATTTTTCTGGTTCTTATTTTCCGAAATCGTAAGATTCTGTTTCGACTGGGGCTTCCTCTACTGGTTGGATTCGTGATTCTTATTTGTGTTCGCATGATATTTCCAGTCGAACTATTGCCGATCTCCCACAATGTATATCTTCCAGATTTACTGACTACCATTGTAGGTGAAACACGCCGTACACGTTTTCTTCATGATACGGTATCGTGGTGGAATATTTTGGAGCTTGTATGGATATGTGGCATACTATATTCCTCACTAAAATACTTTAATCGAAATCATGCTTTTCGAAAGTATGTAAAAAAGCATGCTAGTGCTTTATCTGAATCCAGTATACAAATGCGTGTTTTCACTCAAATCAAGTTAGAAACCACCAAAAAAGGCATTCAAAAAATGCAATTACTGGCTCTTCCGCTTCTTAAAAGTCCTATAATCTACGGTCTTTGGAAGCCATTTATTCTCATTCCAAACACTTTGGAACTATCAGAAACAGAATGGCGTTATGTTTTATTACATGAAGTCAATCATTATCGTCATAAAGATCTATATATAAAATTTTTATTACATATCATCTGCATAATTTACTGGTGGAATCCATTTTGTCGATTTTTAAAGAATGACACAGATACGATATTAGAAATGCGGATTGATCAGACATTGGCTGATACTCCTGCACATAAAGTGGAATATCTTTCTTGTCTTTTAAAAACAGCTTCTTATCAAATAGAAAATCCTGTATCCATACCAGATTTTTCTATTAACTTTTGTGATTCAGTTCTTGTTCAACGTTTTGACTCAATCACAAAAAATAATAAAAGACAAGACTCCTATACATTTAAAATAACTTTTTTGTTTTTTGCAATCTTCTTATATTTAGGATCTTATTTTATAACTTTTGAAAGTAACTATTTTCCAGCAGATTTATTTACTGATGATATTATTATTCCCACCGAAGATAATTGCTTCGTTATAGAATGTCCCGATGGTCAATATGATTTTTATCTATATGGCAAATACATAGAAACATTACCAGACAAGGAGCATTGCATTATCGGTATTACTACTTACAAAAACATTCAGGAGGCACGAAAACATGAAAAAATTATTTCTGAAAAATAG
- a CDS encoding cytochrome c family protein has product MKKLFLKNSHLLLTCLFVFFIFALESPSISVDSPLANSTLTTYQSQCTVRNTNVVWVYKTVNGKTYKRLYNIETGHWIGNWIPA; this is encoded by the coding sequence ATGAAAAAATTATTTCTGAAAAATAGTCATCTACTTTTGACTTGCTTATTTGTCTTTTTTATATTTGCTTTGGAAAGTCCTAGCATTTCAGTTGATTCTCCATTAGCCAATTCAACTTTAACTACTTACCAATCCCAATGTACTGTTCGAAACACTAATGTTGTTTGGGTATATAAAACAGTTAATGGGAAAACATATAAACGACTCTACAATATAGAAACCGGTCATTGGATTGGAAACTGGATTCCAGCCTGA
- a CDS encoding ATP-binding protein, with amino-acid sequence MGGDNIIENTFKGPIHQQLREALQFIKNSIVTKKIVKSADKTEADWVYNYPYAALEEALANAVYHRAYDIREPIEVRVEKEMIEIVSFPGPDRSVTKEGLKRYKVSNRRYRNRRIGEILKELHLTEGRNTGFGKILRALEENGSPKPEFETDDDHSYFISRLFVHEAFLREEKKECEQKGAKKEPKKGAEKKWDILQRMKEDSAITQVRLMEEFDLTRKQVQKIIKDLREDGFVERQGSNRSGKWIVKK; translated from the coding sequence TTGGGTGGAGATAATATTATTGAAAATACATTTAAAGGACCAATTCATCAGCAGCTTAGAGAAGCATTGCAATTTATAAAAAATTCAATTGTAACAAAGAAAATTGTTAAGAGTGCGGATAAAACAGAAGCGGATTGGGTATACAATTATCCATATGCAGCATTGGAGGAAGCGCTTGCAAATGCAGTTTATCACCGTGCGTATGATATCCGGGAACCGATAGAAGTAAGGGTTGAAAAGGAAATGATTGAAATTGTAAGTTTTCCAGGACCGGATCGTTCGGTTACAAAGGAAGGCTTAAAACGATATAAGGTATCAAATCGCAGATATAGAAACCGGCGTATTGGAGAAATTCTGAAAGAATTACATTTGACAGAAGGACGAAATACTGGATTTGGCAAGATTCTTAGAGCACTTGAAGAAAATGGATCGCCGAAACCTGAGTTTGAAACAGATGATGATCACAGTTATTTTATCTCAAGATTATTTGTGCATGAAGCATTTTTGAGAGAGGAAAAGAAAGAGTGTGAACAAAAAGGAGCCAAAAAGGAGCCAAAAAAAGGAGCCGAAAAGAAATGGGATATTTTACAAAGAATGAAAGAAGATTCGGCGATAACGCAGGTTAGACTTATGGAAGAATTCGATCTTACAAGAAAACAGGTCCAGAAAATAATAAAAGATCTGCGAGAGGATGGATTCGTTGAAAGGCAAGGATCCAATAGAAGTGGAAAATGGATTGTGAAAAAGTAA
- a CDS encoding alpha-galactosidase has product MAIYIDEQKKLFTLSTNNTSYQMMADKYLVLNHLYYGENIGQEDMSYLLDYQDRGFSGNPYEAGNERDYSLDSRPQEYSTNGVGDYRINSVSVINADGSDAADWRYAGYTIEKGKYAIPGMPALYGEEKDADTLIVELADKVTGLHAFLYYSVWEERDIITRCVKFVNQGTDAIVLTKAASMNLDLMSGDWELMHFHGRHNLERQMERVPLMRGKMTVESVRGASSHQHNPFAILCSKDTTEEAGSCYGTALVYSGNFSIEAEKDQMGQTRLTAGINSQRFAWTLEAGAEFWTPEAVMTYSSEGFEKMSSNFHHTFREHLCRGKYKHERRPVLINNWEATYFDFDKEKILNIAKGASELGVEMLVLDDGWFGKREGDVSGLGDWYVNTDKLEGGLKPIADGINAMGMKFGLWFEPECISEDSDLYRAHPDWAIQIPGRQPNRSRYQLILDMGREDVRDYLYERMTAILDSANIEYVKWDMNRHISDVYSAVLPKERQGEASHRYMLGLYDLLERLVSRYPDLLLEGCSGGGGRFDLGMLYYSPQIWCSDDTDAVERLSVQYGTSFCYPISTVGSHVSAVPNHQTGRITPVETRGTVAMAGSFGYELDLNLLSDGEKEEVKEQIKTFKKYYNLTHEGEYYRLTNPMENRLYAAWEFVSQDQSEALVHGMQILAQPSGPSIHIPVRGLKADAMYEVNGELVRSGRALMHGGLNFPRQTGDFKAVEFYLKEVK; this is encoded by the coding sequence ATGGCAATTTATATAGACGAACAGAAAAAACTTTTTACGTTGTCAACAAACAATACAAGTTATCAGATGATGGCAGACAAATATCTGGTGCTGAATCACCTGTACTATGGAGAAAATATCGGTCAGGAAGATATGAGCTATCTTTTAGACTATCAGGATCGGGGATTTTCCGGAAACCCTTACGAGGCAGGAAATGAGAGAGACTATTCTCTCGATTCCAGACCACAGGAATACTCCACCAACGGCGTCGGCGATTACCGGATCAACAGTGTGAGCGTGATCAACGCGGACGGAAGCGATGCCGCAGACTGGCGTTATGCAGGATATACCATCGAAAAGGGCAAATATGCGATCCCGGGAATGCCGGCACTGTACGGAGAAGAAAAAGATGCCGATACCCTGATCGTGGAACTGGCAGATAAAGTAACCGGACTGCATGCATTTTTATACTACAGTGTGTGGGAAGAAAGAGATATCATTACCCGTTGCGTAAAATTCGTAAATCAGGGAACCGATGCGATCGTGCTGACAAAAGCTGCTTCCATGAATCTGGATCTGATGAGCGGTGACTGGGAACTGATGCATTTTCACGGAAGACACAATCTGGAACGCCAGATGGAACGGGTACCGCTGATGCGCGGAAAGATGACCGTGGAAAGTGTCAGAGGAGCATCCAGCCACCAGCATAATCCATTTGCCATCTTGTGCAGCAAAGATACCACCGAAGAAGCGGGATCATGTTATGGAACAGCACTGGTTTACAGTGGAAACTTCTCGATCGAAGCAGAAAAAGACCAGATGGGACAGACCAGACTGACTGCCGGCATCAACAGCCAGAGATTTGCCTGGACACTGGAAGCAGGAGCAGAGTTCTGGACACCGGAAGCTGTTATGACCTACAGCAGCGAAGGATTTGAAAAGATGAGTTCCAACTTCCATCATACCTTCCGGGAACATCTGTGCCGTGGCAAATACAAACACGAGAGACGTCCGGTGCTGATCAACAACTGGGAAGCAACCTACTTTGATTTTGATAAAGAAAAGATCCTGAACATTGCAAAAGGCGCATCCGAACTTGGCGTGGAGATGCTGGTTCTCGACGACGGCTGGTTTGGAAAACGTGAGGGAGATGTCAGCGGACTGGGTGACTGGTATGTCAACACCGACAAGCTGGAAGGCGGTCTGAAACCGATCGCAGACGGAATCAATGCCATGGGCATGAAGTTCGGTCTCTGGTTTGAGCCGGAATGCATCTCCGAGGACAGTGATCTCTACCGCGCACATCCGGACTGGGCGATCCAGATTCCGGGAAGACAGCCGAACAGAAGCCGTTACCAGCTGATCCTGGATATGGGAAGAGAAGATGTCCGGGATTATCTGTACGAACGCATGACGGCGATCCTCGACAGTGCCAATATCGAATATGTCAAATGGGATATGAACCGTCACATCAGTGATGTGTACAGTGCCGTTTTACCAAAAGAACGCCAGGGAGAGGCAAGCCATCGCTATATGCTGGGTCTGTATGATCTGCTGGAACGTCTGGTGAGCCGTTATCCGGATCTGTTACTGGAGGGCTGCAGCGGCGGCGGTGGACGTTTTGACCTTGGTATGCTGTATTATTCCCCACAGATCTGGTGCAGTGATGATACCGATGCAGTAGAACGTCTCAGTGTCCAGTACGGAACATCCTTCTGCTATCCGATCTCAACAGTCGGCTCCCACGTATCCGCTGTTCCGAACCACCAGACCGGTCGTATCACTCCGGTAGAAACCAGAGGAACCGTAGCCATGGCAGGAAGTTTCGGATACGAACTGGATCTAAACCTGTTAAGCGACGGGGAAAAAGAAGAGGTCAAAGAACAGATCAAAACCTTTAAGAAATACTACAACCTGACTCATGAAGGCGAATACTACCGCCTGACCAACCCGATGGAAAACCGTCTGTACGCAGCCTGGGAGTTCGTATCTCAGGATCAGAGCGAAGCTCTGGTACACGGCATGCAGATCCTGGCACAGCCAAGCGGCCCGTCCATTCACATCCCGGTAAGAGGGCTGAAAGCGGACGCCATGTACGAAGTAAACGGCGAACTGGTAAGAAGCGGCCGCGCCCTGATGCACGGTGGCCTGAACTTCCCGCGCCAGACAGGGGATTTCAAAGCGGTGGAGTTTTATCTTAAAGAAGTAAAATGA
- a CDS encoding acyl-CoA thioesterase, producing the protein MYGTEREETQMERTEQYPGYNHRVQYYETDQMGCVHHSNYIRWFEESRSDYLAYLGMDYDKMEAAGVISPVLTVEAAYHSMTRYGEEVSIEVTVKKYNGVKIFLGYHIRDKKDGTLRCSGQTSHCFLNREGKPLSLKKEKPEWHELLKRECERAQEQNG; encoded by the coding sequence ATGTATGGGACAGAAAGGGAAGAGACACAGATGGAAAGGACAGAACAATACCCGGGTTATAACCATCGGGTGCAGTATTATGAAACCGATCAGATGGGATGCGTGCATCATTCCAACTATATCCGCTGGTTCGAGGAAAGCCGGAGCGATTATCTGGCATATCTCGGCATGGATTATGACAAAATGGAAGCCGCAGGTGTGATCAGCCCGGTACTGACGGTGGAGGCAGCCTATCACTCCATGACACGGTACGGGGAAGAAGTATCTATTGAGGTGACAGTGAAAAAATATAATGGCGTAAAAATCTTTCTGGGATATCATATCAGGGATAAAAAAGACGGAACCCTGCGTTGCAGCGGACAGACCAGTCACTGCTTTCTGAACAGGGAAGGGAAACCGTTATCCTTAAAAAAAGAAAAACCGGAATGGCATGAGCTCCTGAAAAGAGAATGTGAACGGGCACAGGAACAAAACGGATAA
- a CDS encoding Maf family protein, whose translation MKNIILASQSPRRRELLTQIGLEFEVHPADGEEIITSTDPVEVVKSLSTQKAAAVKEELEPQLPENWLVIGADTIVVYDGKILGKPKDEADAIRMLRMLQGQTHSVYTGVTLLEEGKQTTFAEETKVSMYPMTEEEIAWYVSTKEPMDKAGAYGIQGLCARFVEKIQGDYNNVVGLPVGRIYQKLKKEESF comes from the coding sequence ATGAAAAATATTATACTCGCATCCCAGTCCCCAAGACGAAGAGAACTTTTAACACAGATCGGATTAGAATTCGAAGTGCATCCGGCAGACGGTGAGGAAATTATCACAAGCACAGATCCTGTGGAAGTGGTAAAATCGTTATCGACACAGAAAGCAGCTGCGGTGAAGGAAGAGCTGGAGCCACAGTTACCGGAGAACTGGCTGGTGATCGGGGCGGATACGATTGTGGTTTATGACGGGAAGATTCTCGGAAAGCCAAAAGATGAGGCAGATGCGATCCGTATGTTACGCATGCTGCAGGGGCAGACTCACAGTGTATATACCGGTGTGACGCTGCTGGAGGAAGGAAAACAGACAACCTTTGCGGAAGAGACAAAAGTATCCATGTACCCGATGACAGAAGAAGAGATTGCATGGTATGTCAGCACGAAAGAGCCGATGGACAAAGCAGGAGCCTACGGGATCCAGGGACTTTGTGCGCGGTTTGTAGAAAAAATCCAAGGAGATTATAACAATGTGGTGGGACTTCCGGTAGGACGGATCTATCAGAAACTGAAAAAAGAAGAATCCTTTTGA
- a CDS encoding GntR family transcriptional regulator — MIIKINTLSQIPLYLQLRNQIVKGIGKGELTEGESLPTVRQMAADLGINTMTVSKAYQLLKNEGFLYTDRRLGSIVHIPENEEPSSLFQEKLEDELELLSAEARIRGMNLEDFLSLCSKVFVEMEVAVE; from the coding sequence ATGATCATAAAAATCAATACACTCTCGCAGATTCCCCTGTATCTGCAGCTTCGCAACCAGATTGTAAAAGGCATCGGCAAAGGGGAACTGACCGAGGGTGAGTCCCTTCCCACCGTGCGGCAGATGGCTGCCGATCTTGGTATCAATACCATGACAGTGAGCAAAGCCTACCAGCTTTTGAAAAATGAAGGTTTTCTCTATACTGACCGCCGTCTGGGAAGTATCGTTCATATTCCGGAAAACGAGGAACCTTCTTCTCTTTTTCAGGAAAAACTGGAGGACGAACTGGAACTTTTAAGTGCGGAAGCCAGGATCCGCGGAATGAACCTGGAAGATTTTCTCAGTCTTTGCAGCAAAGTATTTGTGGAAATGGAGGTGGCTGTGGAATGA
- a CDS encoding FMN-binding protein, translated as MMKKQYSKVIKIVIQILFFLWIPESFAASLYAVKKLIHAVSVMDFTYAREPVLLLLETVVTTAVFGRYYCGYICSFGAAQDLSYDLGNLIRKQTKYRKKRMLSVKTDKILSKLKYPVLVIVAVSAVWKKNLLDVISPWKGFASLLSLLRGNFSKENLISAGVWICIIVLVISAVFFRAFCRYLCPMGAIYTLLSFFSLDRRKRSCKNSGDCSICPYQCKQQKSNRWGLAVTILVFSCMNLYLLKATGNETASVTADVKVTEKGSYTDGTYTGTGNGFRGKIDVTVTIKNGNISDVQVQDYEDDATYMQSVIRELIPKVLKEQSTEVDTVSGATYSSKGLLKAVDQAIYPEKTENGTDVTSQIRLKDGNYEGTANGFRGEIKVEVTVKDQKAEKIRILSYYDNEEYLFHVAPAVITEVLENKPLDTDAVSGATYSCNGLTRAIENALQVEEDTYTILEAKPRAEKHKKAHHQVQKFVESEEQYEELVEKYKELIYDSNGKKKE; from the coding sequence ATGATGAAAAAACAATATTCTAAGGTTATAAAAATTGTAATCCAGATTCTGTTTTTTCTGTGGATACCGGAGTCTTTTGCTGCCAGTCTGTATGCGGTAAAAAAGCTGATCCATGCAGTTTCGGTGATGGATTTTACTTATGCGCGGGAACCGGTTCTTCTGCTGCTGGAAACTGTTGTAACAACAGCGGTTTTCGGACGGTATTACTGCGGATATATCTGTAGTTTTGGTGCGGCACAGGATCTGAGTTATGATTTGGGAAACCTGATACGAAAACAGACAAAATACCGTAAGAAACGTATGCTTTCGGTGAAAACAGACAAAATTCTTTCCAAACTGAAATATCCTGTTCTGGTGATTGTGGCAGTGAGTGCTGTCTGGAAGAAAAATCTGCTGGATGTCATCAGCCCCTGGAAGGGATTTGCCAGTCTGCTGTCCCTGCTGAGAGGAAATTTCAGCAAAGAGAATCTGATTTCTGCAGGTGTCTGGATCTGTATCATTGTTCTGGTCATATCGGCAGTATTTTTCAGAGCGTTTTGCAGATATCTGTGTCCGATGGGAGCAATTTATACACTGCTTTCCTTTTTCTCTTTGGACAGAAGAAAGCGAAGCTGCAAAAACAGCGGAGATTGTTCAATCTGTCCGTATCAGTGCAAACAGCAGAAAAGTAACCGCTGGGGTCTTGCGGTGACAATACTTGTCTTTTCCTGCATGAATCTGTATCTGTTAAAAGCAACGGGAAATGAAACGGCAAGCGTAACAGCAGATGTAAAAGTGACAGAGAAAGGGTCGTATACAGATGGAACGTATACAGGAACCGGTAATGGATTCCGTGGTAAGATCGATGTGACGGTCACTATTAAAAATGGAAATATTTCTGATGTGCAGGTGCAGGATTATGAAGATGATGCTACTTATATGCAGAGCGTTATCAGAGAGCTGATTCCGAAAGTGCTGAAAGAACAATCAACAGAGGTGGATACGGTTTCCGGTGCGACCTACAGCAGCAAAGGACTCCTGAAAGCTGTAGATCAGGCGATTTATCCGGAAAAAACAGAAAACGGGACAGATGTCACGAGTCAGATCCGGCTGAAAGACGGTAACTATGAGGGAACAGCCAATGGCTTTCGCGGAGAAATCAAAGTAGAAGTTACGGTAAAAGATCAGAAAGCAGAAAAAATCAGAATTCTATCTTATTATGACAATGAGGAATATCTTTTCCATGTGGCACCGGCAGTGATCACAGAAGTGCTGGAAAATAAACCGCTGGATACCGATGCTGTTTCGGGCGCGACATACAGCTGTAATGGTCTGACCAGAGCCATAGAAAATGCGTTGCAGGTAGAGGAAGATACCTATACCATTCTGGAAGCAAAACCACGCGCCGAAAAACATAAGAAAGCGCACCATCAGGTTCAGAAATTCGTAGAATCGGAGGAACAGTACGAAGAACTTGTGGAAAAATACAAAGAACTGATTTACGATTCCAACGGAAAGAAAAAAGAATAA